TTATCTATTTTTCTGTTATGATCATTGTCACAGGCGGAGCCGGGTTCATCGGATCAAATATTGTCGCAGCCCTGGAGAAGGCCGGCAAAAAAGATATTGTCGTCGTGGATACGCTGGGTTCCTCTGACAAATGGAAAAACATAGCCAAACGGGAGTTGTGCGCGGTGGTGCCGCCGGAAGACATGCTTGATTACATGGAAACGCACGCGGAGGAAATCGAAGCCGTCATTCACATGGGCGCGATTTCCGCGACGACGGAAACGGATGCGGATCTGATCATCCGGACGAATTTTACATTGAGCTGGTACTTGTGGGAATTTTGCACCCTGTATGGGAAGCAGTTTATTTACGCCTCTTCGGCAGCCACTTACGGGGACGGTTCCATGGGGTTTGACGACAATCCGTCCCTGGAGCATGTCAATGCGCTACGGCCATTGAACGCCTATGGATGGAGCAAGGCCCTGTTTGATCGGAAGGTGGCCAGGGAAGTGCGGGAGGGGCGTCCGGTTCCTCCCCAGTATGCCGGCCTCAAGTTTTTCAACGTGTACGGCCCCAATGAGTACCACAAGGGCGGCCAGAAGAGCGTGGTGGCCCACATTTTCCCCCAGGTAAAAGTGAATGAGACCGTCAAGCTGTTCAAGTCCTACCATCCCGATTACAGGGACGGCTGGCAGCTCCGGGATTTCGTGTGGGTGGGGGACTGCGTAGACGTGGTTCTCTGGCTGCTGGACCATCCGGAAGTGGGCGGCCTGTTCAATGTGGGTTCCGGGGAGGCGCGTTCGTTTTACGATCTGGCCAAGGCGGCGTTCAATGCCCTGGGCCTTCAGGAAAAAATCGGTTACCGGGAAATGCCTGAGGAACTCAAGGGCAAATACCAGTATTACACGCAGGCCGACCTTTCCCGGCTGCGCGCCGCCGGATACTTGGCGCCCATGACTTCCCTGGAAGACGGCGTACGGCAGTATGTGCAGAAGTATCTGGACCGGGAGGACAGCTACGTTTAACCCCGGATTGTTTTTATTCATGTCTGCACAGCGCATTTTGATCATCAAGCACGGAGCTCTGGGCGACGTGGTGCTGGCCATGGGAACGATGAAGCGCCTCCGGGAGCTGCATCCGGATGCCCATATCAGCCTGATGACGATGGGGATGTTCGTTCCGATGGCGAGGCAGCTGGGCGTGTTTGACGATTTCATCGTGGATGACCGGGTTCCATACTGGAAGCTAGGCACCACCTGGGCGGCCATCCGTTCCATTGTGGAAGGCAATTTTGATGTAGTATATGACCTTCAGGAATCCTCCCGCACCAGGAAGCGCTATTATCCGGCCGTCCGCTTTCTACTTAACCGCGATATGGACTGGGTGGCCTGCAATTCCGGTGAACGCCGCAGGTTGTTGAAAAAAAATAGCTTCCGGCTTGGAAGGGTGGAAAGGACGCCGTATCGGCTGGAGCGCGTCCTAACGGATTTGTCCTTCATGCACGGGGAGGGCCGGCATTTTGACGAGCTTCCGGAACGTTATGTGCTGATGATTCCGGGTTGTTCCCCCTCCCATCCCTACAAACGCTGGCCGGTTGAGAATTTCTGCTCCCTGGCGCGGCGCCTGGCGGAGCGAAGCATAGCATCCGTAGTGATCGGCACGAGGGCGGAAGCCGTGGAAGTGGAGGCCATTGCCTCCTGTTCTCCGCTGGCTGTCAGTTTTCTGGGCAAGTCTTCCCTGATGGATATTCCTCAGATGGCGTTGCGCTCCCTGGCCTGCGTGGGCAATGATACGGGCCCGACGCACATGTGCGCCTATTCCGGCGTACCCGTAACAGCCCTTTTCTGCCACCGGACGCGCAAGTCCGCCATCACGGCCCGACGCATCACGAACCTGATTTCCCCGGGAGGCATTGAGGAAATCACGGTGGACCAGGTGTGGGCTTCCCTGGAACCCTATTTACATGGATAATCCTTATATTCTTATGAAAAGTTGACCATGGACCGGCCTGCCAAAATATCTGTTCTGATACCCGTTTACAATGTGGCTCCTTATGTGGGAGCGTGCCTTCAAAGTATTTGCAGCCAGACGCTGAAAGACCTGGAAATTATTTGCGCGGATGATGCCTCTACGGATGAGTCCGCATCCATTGTGAAGGAGTGGATGGCAAAGGATTCCCGCATCAGGCTTGTCAGCGCTCCTGTGAACGGCGGCATTTCCCGGACGCGGAATCTTCTCATGAAACATGCCGGAGGGGAGTTTCTCATGATGGTGGATTCGGACGACTGGCTGGAGGTGGACGCCCTGGAGCGCATGTATGAGACGGCATGCGCCTGCCATGCGGACCGCCTTGTTTGTGGCTACCGCTATTATTACGAGGATGAACCGGACCGGGAGGATTTCTTTCTACCGGGAAGCGGGACGGACGCGGACAAAAGCTGGATTTTCTGTACTCCGGATACGATCGGAAAGGTTCATCATGGAACCAACGGTCTGATGATACGCCGTTCCGTGGTGGAGGCGTGCGGGAGGCGGTTCCCTGGAGGGCTGGTCTGTGAAGACATGTATTTCCATTACGTGACGTATCCTTTCTGCAAGCGCGCCTCCATTGTCCGTGAACCGTTGTACGTGTACCGCAAACGGGCAGGTTCCATTACGGAGGAATTCACCTCCGGCTATTCCCTGAAATCCCTGGATTACGTAAAAGTGGCCTTGCTGATTCTGGAAGCGTGGAAGGAGGATGGACTTATTGAGGAGTACAGGACGGCTTTTCTGAAGATGCTGGTGATGAGCGTGCGCAATGTACGCAAGTATGCGCCTCATTCCGAACAGAAGGACGTTACCCGGACAGTGTGCCGCGTGCTCCGTGAAGAGGGCCTGTATCGCCCGCAGGAGGATGACGGCCGCCTGACCGCCAGGGAAGCCAAATTGCTGAAATCCTGGCTGGCCGGAAAGTCCGAACTGGGCTTTTCCTATTATTGGAAGAAGATGCGCAAGAGAGTGCCTCAGCTGTTCCGCCATTGATCCTACCCGCTTCCTCCGATGAAAAAGAATGAATTCGCCGTCGTCCTTGCCAGTGACAACCGGGGGATATTGCCCTTGAGCGTCACGGTTTTTTCTTTGTTGAACACGGCGGGGCCGGACACTTTTTACAAGGTTTACATACTTTCCGACGGCATTGATGCCGGAAACCGCAGCAAGCTGGAAGAGCTGGCGGCTCCGTTCGACTGCCGGCTGGAGTTTATTGAGATTTCCAATATCCTGGAGGAGCACGATTTTCCCCATACTCAACAGTGGCCCGTACCCGCCTGGGGACGCGTATTTATCCCGGAGCTGCTGAAGGAGGAAAAGGGCAATGTCCTTTATCTGGATATTGATGTTCTGGTTTGCCGGGATTTGACGGAGCTTTTCCGCACGGATCTGGCCGGAAGGGCGGTTGGAGTGGTGTTTGAGAATTTTTCAAAGCCCGGTTCCCATTTCAACGAACGGCTGGACATGCCGCTGAGCTGCACGGGGTATTTCAATTCCGGAGTGCTGCTGATGGATGTGGATGTTTTCCGGCAGAAGGGGCTGGTGCGCGCCGTGCTGGATTATGCCGTCAGCTACAGGGACAGGCTTACCTGCCCGGACCAGGACGCCCTGAACGGCGCTTTGTGCGAATTGACGGCTCCCCTGCATCCCCGGTGGAACTGGCATGACGGGCTGACGCGCCGCATTTTGAAAAATGATCCCGCAGAGAAGTTCTGGCGAGGTGTGACGCCGCGCCAGGCGGTGGAAGCCGCCCTGGAGCCCGGAATTCTTCATTATCAGGGCGTTCACAAGCCCTGGCGGTATAATTGGCGCTACGAAGGGGAGCGCTATGAACGGGTCATGCGGGACGCCGGGCTACTCTGCGGCCCTCTTCCCGGCAGAACTCCGCTGGCGGTGCTGAAAAAATACCTTTACAAGCCAGTTTACAGGATGACCGGAAACAAGATACTGAAGCTGCGGGAGCGGTTTGATGAAGAGGACAGGGGATGATTTAACTGTGGGAAGGTCAATTTTCGGATTGCTGCATTCCGGATTTAATGACTTTTAGAACACGTTTGTAATAATTTTCATATGCCTGTTTCTCCGCGTTTTTGCCAGGGGGTTTGGGAGAAGAGGAACGGACTTCTACACTGAATTGTTTCAGCAGGGCTTTCACAGCATTGGTCGGCTGCCCGTAAAAGACGATGCGGTTCCGAATGCGGTTTTTGATTTTCGGGTCGCGCAGCCATCGTGACCTGAGATTCAGGATATACAGTAGGTCTATTTCTTCCGGGGAAAGGTTCAGGCCCAGGATATGGACATTGGAGAAAAAGAAGAGATCAATCCATGATTCTCCTTTCCGAAGCTTGTCATCCTGTAATTTTTTATACATGGGCGGAATGGAGATTTCCTTTTTGCGCAATTGATAGGTGTATGTGCCTTTTAAATAATTGTCGATTTTCCCGATGCATCCGCAATAATGCTCGTACCCATATTGGATAGTGAAGGAATCCGGCCTGTCATTGTAGGTGCCGTGGATGTTCCAGAGGCGGCATGAATGTGAAGTCTCCTGTTTCCTCATGAGAACATGACGCCGGATGCTGTATTTGGTTTCCGAATTCTGGCTGGCTGCTTGTTCATAATCCCTCAATTCCAGAATCCGGTGCAGGAAGGTATCATAGTTGGTGGTCAGGTAATCATCCGCCCGGAGGTCCGCGAGGGCGTGCAGGACGGATTCCGGATGGTTCTGCGGAGTGAACCGTTCCAATTGTTTTTTAAGTTTT
This genomic stretch from Akkermansia biwaensis harbors:
- the rfaD gene encoding ADP-glyceromanno-heptose 6-epimerase, which translates into the protein MIIVTGGAGFIGSNIVAALEKAGKKDIVVVDTLGSSDKWKNIAKRELCAVVPPEDMLDYMETHAEEIEAVIHMGAISATTETDADLIIRTNFTLSWYLWEFCTLYGKQFIYASSAATYGDGSMGFDDNPSLEHVNALRPLNAYGWSKALFDRKVAREVREGRPVPPQYAGLKFFNVYGPNEYHKGGQKSVVAHIFPQVKVNETVKLFKSYHPDYRDGWQLRDFVWVGDCVDVVLWLLDHPEVGGLFNVGSGEARSFYDLAKAAFNALGLQEKIGYREMPEELKGKYQYYTQADLSRLRAAGYLAPMTSLEDGVRQYVQKYLDREDSYV
- a CDS encoding glycosyltransferase family 8 protein → MKKNEFAVVLASDNRGILPLSVTVFSLLNTAGPDTFYKVYILSDGIDAGNRSKLEELAAPFDCRLEFIEISNILEEHDFPHTQQWPVPAWGRVFIPELLKEEKGNVLYLDIDVLVCRDLTELFRTDLAGRAVGVVFENFSKPGSHFNERLDMPLSCTGYFNSGVLLMDVDVFRQKGLVRAVLDYAVSYRDRLTCPDQDALNGALCELTAPLHPRWNWHDGLTRRILKNDPAEKFWRGVTPRQAVEAALEPGILHYQGVHKPWRYNWRYEGERYERVMRDAGLLCGPLPGRTPLAVLKKYLYKPVYRMTGNKILKLRERFDEEDRG
- a CDS encoding glycosyltransferase family 2 protein, producing MDRPAKISVLIPVYNVAPYVGACLQSICSQTLKDLEIICADDASTDESASIVKEWMAKDSRIRLVSAPVNGGISRTRNLLMKHAGGEFLMMVDSDDWLEVDALERMYETACACHADRLVCGYRYYYEDEPDREDFFLPGSGTDADKSWIFCTPDTIGKVHHGTNGLMIRRSVVEACGRRFPGGLVCEDMYFHYVTYPFCKRASIVREPLYVYRKRAGSITEEFTSGYSLKSLDYVKVALLILEAWKEDGLIEEYRTAFLKMLVMSVRNVRKYAPHSEQKDVTRTVCRVLREEGLYRPQEDDGRLTAREAKLLKSWLAGKSELGFSYYWKKMRKRVPQLFRH
- a CDS encoding glycosyltransferase family 9 protein, with protein sequence MSAQRILIIKHGALGDVVLAMGTMKRLRELHPDAHISLMTMGMFVPMARQLGVFDDFIVDDRVPYWKLGTTWAAIRSIVEGNFDVVYDLQESSRTRKRYYPAVRFLLNRDMDWVACNSGERRRLLKKNSFRLGRVERTPYRLERVLTDLSFMHGEGRHFDELPERYVLMIPGCSPSHPYKRWPVENFCSLARRLAERSIASVVIGTRAEAVEVEAIASCSPLAVSFLGKSSLMDIPQMALRSLACVGNDTGPTHMCAYSGVPVTALFCHRTRKSAITARRITNLISPGGIEEITVDQVWASLEPYLHG
- a CDS encoding SIR2 family protein; the encoded protein is MQSSPASPSMPVSTNKTPAIKNAILFGNGLMRTLGSPSSPDLLKQTICSRPCGECAGSYCPFTEEKDCLPFPLIYEYLILKEQKQYQEKNMRAISAMMREKLKKQLERFTPQNHPESVLHALADLRADDYLTTNYDTFLHRILELRDYEQAASQNSETKYSIRRHVLMRKQETSHSCRLWNIHGTYNDRPDSFTIQYGYEHYCGCIGKIDNYLKGTYTYQLRKKEISIPPMYKKLQDDKLRKGESWIDLFFFSNVHILGLNLSPEEIDLLYILNLRSRWLRDPKIKNRIRNRIVFYGQPTNAVKALLKQFSVEVRSSSPKPPGKNAEKQAYENYYKRVLKVIKSGMQQSEN